GATCTTCACCGGCGCCTATCTGATCGAGAAGGTGAAGCTGTTCCCGCAATTGCGCGCCTTCGCCCAGTTCCTGGCGATGCTGCCGATGGCGGTGCCCGGCCTCGTGCTCGGCCTCGGCTACGTCTTCTTCTTCAACGCGAACTGGAACCCGCTCGGCTTTCTCTATGGGACGCTGACGATCCTCGTGATCAACACCATCGCGCATTTCTACACGGTGGGGCACATCACGGCGCTGACGAGCCTGAAGCAGCTCGACGGCGAGTTCGAGTCGGTCTCCGCCTCGCTGAAGGTGCCGTTCTGGTCGACCTTTCGACGGGTGACCGCGCCGATTTGCCTGCCGGCGATCCTCGACATCGCGGTCTATGTCTTCGTCAACGCCCTGACCACGGTCTCCGCCGTGATCTTCCTCTATGGCGCGGATACCAAGCTCGCCTCGATCGCGATCGTGCATATGGACGAAGCCGGGGCGATGGCCTCCGCCGCTGGCATGGCGAGCGTCATCATGCTCACCGCCATCGCCGTCAAGCTCGCCCATGCCGGCCTCGACCGGCTTGTCTTCGGCCGCCTGCAGCGCTGGCGCGACCGCTAGCGGTGCCGGCGTGACAGGGCGGACGGCGAGATAGATCCTTCGTTTTCTCGACTGTCCAGCTAAGGATCCAAACATGCGCCTTGGCGTCATCGCCGACATTCACGGAAACCTGCTGGCGCTTGAGGCCGTCCTTGCGAAGCTGGATGATCTCGGCGTCGACCGGATCGTCAATCTCGGCGACTGCGCCTCCGGCCCGCTCTGGCCGGCCGAAACCGTGGCGCTGCTCCGGTCGCGCGGGATGAGCCATGTCCGCGGCAATCATGATCGTGCCCTCGGTGCTCCATCGCCCGAGGGGCTCGGAGCGTCCGACGGTTTCGCATGGCGCGCGCTCGACGCCGATGCACGCAGCTGGCTCGCCGGGCTGCCCGTCGAGCTTAGGCTCGGAGAGGCATTCTGCTTTCATGCCGGCCCGGGCTGCGACGACACTTATCTGATGGAGGAGGTCCGGGACGGCCGCCTCCTGCCGGCCCCGATCGCCACCATCGAGGAACGGCTGGCAGGGCAGGCGGCGCCCTTGATGCTCTGCGCCCACAGCCATCTCGCCCGCACGGTGCGGCTGGGCTCGGGAACCATCGTCCTCAACCCCGGCAGCGTCGGAAACCCGGCCTACCACTCGCTGGGGCCGGCCCATGTCGCCGAGAGCGGCATGCCCCATGCCCGTTGCGCCGTGGTCACGACCGGGGCGGGCATCGCGGCGGAACTGCATCTCGTCGGCTATGATTGGGAAAGGGCGGCGCGCCAGGCGGATGCGAACGGCCGCCGGGACTGGGCCTACGCCCTGCGGACGGGCCAGGCGCTGCCTGGGGGCTGAAACCGGCGCGGCGCCGTCAGGTCCGCGTCGCACGCGCCATGTCGAAGAACGCCTTGATGGTCTTGCTGTTGCGGCGCTCGTGCAGGCAGATCAACTTCTCCTGCATCGCGAGCGGAGGGCCGTCGAGCGGGAGCCGGACCAGCGCAGGATCGTCGTCGCCGAACTCGGCAGCCGACACGAAGCCTATGCCTCCACCCGCCGCGACGATCGCCCGCACGGCCTCCCGCCCTTCCGCTTCGACGGCGCAGTGCAATGCGACTCCGCGCTCCGCCGCGCGCTGCTCAAGCAGTTGGCGTGTGCGCGAGCCCGGCTCGCGCAGCACCAGCGGCCAGGCTTCGAGCTCTTCGAGCGAAAGGCTTTTCCGGCCGGCGGCCGGATGGCTGCGGGCGGCGAAGGCGATGATCGGCGAGACGTTGAGCGGCAGCACCTCGAACGGCCTGTCATCGGCCAGCTCTCCGAGGACGCCGACCTCGGCATCGTAGCCGATCAGCGTATCGACGACGCTGCCGGTATTGCCGCGCGAGATGCTGATCTGGATGCCCGGATGGCGCTCGCGGAACGCCGTCAGCACGTCGAGCACGTGATGGACGGAGTCGGCGACGATGCGCAGCGCGCCGGACCGCAGCGAGCGCTCTTCCTGCAACATGTCGAGCGCCTCGGCTTCCGCTCCGAACAGCCGGTGCGTCAGGGCCAGCAATCGCCGGCCGGCCGCCGTGAGCACGACCTGCCGGTGACTCCTGCTGAACAAGGCGACGTCGTACTCCTCCTCCAGCCGCCTGACCTGGTCGGAGATTGCCGGCTGCGTGAGGTGCAGGGCTTGCGCCGCCTTCGAGAAGCCGCCGGCCATCGCGACATGATGGAAGGCGCGGAGCTGGACGTAGCGCATGGAAAATGTCCGGAAGCGATGTATCGTCAAAATTTATAATAGCATCTGAATTAACGATTTTTCAGATCGAAGGGAAATCGGCCATCTTCACCCTCGACCGGCCGCGAGAGCCGCGACAAGGGACACGTCATGCAGGCCGGAACCGCCACGATCATCCATACCGAAGGCGAGTCGAATACCTCTGTTGCGCGCAGCGGCTGGACGGCGGCCATCACCGATACCGGAACGCGGGACCTGCTGGCGCGGGACGCGAACGCCTTCCTGCATCAGAGCCTGTCGAGCCCCTGCCTGACCGCCATCGCGAAGGCGGAGGGCATCTGGATCGAGGATACCAATGGCCGCCGCTACATGGATTTTCACGGCAACAGCGTCCACCATATCGGCTACGGGCATCCGCGCCTGAAAGAGGCGATCAAGGCGCAGCTCGATGCGCTGAGCTTCGCGCCGCGGCGCTTCACCTGCGAGCCGGCAGTCGAGCTCGCCGAGACGCTCGGGCGGCTGGCGCCGGGCAGTCTCGGCAAGGTGCTCTTCACCACCGGCGGCTCGGACGCGATCGAGGTGGCGCTGCGGCTCGCCCGCGCCGCGACCGGCCGGTTCAAGACGCTGTCCTTCTGGGATGCGTTCCACGGCGCCGGCTTCGGAGCTTCCAGCGTCGGTGGCGAGGCGACCTTCCGCTCCGGCATCGCCGGCCCCCTCCTGCCGGGCGCCGAGCATGTCGCGCCCTGGGGCAGCCGCAACTGCGCCTATGGTCATGACAGCCTGGAGGAATCGGCCCGCGCCTGCGCCCGGATGATCTCCTATGTGCTGGCAAAGGAGGGCGATATTGCCGCGGTCGTCGCCGAGCCGATGCGCGCCACGCCGTCGCCGCCGGCACCCGGCTTCTGGAAAAGCGTGCGCGAGGCCTGCGACCGGCACGGCACGCTGCTGATCTTCGACGAAATCCCCACCGGGCTCGGCAAGACCGGGCGCTTCTTCGCCCATGAACATGACGAGGCCGAGCCCGACATGGTCGTCCTCGGCAAGGCGCTGGGCGGCGGCATCCTGCCGATTGCCGCCGTCATCGCCCGGCGCGAGCTCGATGTCGCCGGAGGCTACGCCATCGGCCACTACACCCATGAGAAGAACCCGGTCACCACCCGCGCGGCCCTGACGACGATCAACATCATCCGTGAGGAGGGGCTGACGGAGCGGGCCGCGGAACTCGGCGCATATGCAATGGCGCGGCTGCGGGCTTTCGGTGAAGGCTGCCCGGCCGTCGGCGACGTTCGCGGGCGCGGGCTGCTGTTCGGCGTGGAACTCGTCTCCGACCGTAACGACTTCACGCCGGACAATGGCCTGGCCGAGCGCGCCTATTATCGCTGCCTCGAAGCCGGCCTGAGCTTCAAGATCAGCCAGGGCAACGTGCTGACCCTGTCCCCGCCGATGGTGATTACCCGCGCCGAGCTCGACTGGGCGCTCGGCATCGTCGAGCAGGCTATCCTGGCGGGCTGAGGAGCATGGCGATGAAGGCGGTCCGCACCGACCGGGAACTCGAATGCCCTGAGATCGACGAGGGCCTGCGCGCCCGCGGCGTCGAGCTCGTGACGCTGCCCGACGGCATATCCGAGGAGGCGTTGATCGCGGCGGTTGCCGACGCCGACCTGCTGCTGATGTGCTACACGCCGGTCACGGCCAGGGTGATCGCCGCGGCGAAGCGGCTGAAGGGAATCGTCAAATACGGCGTCGGCATCGACGCGATCGATATCCCCGCCGCGATCGCGCGGGGCATCCCCGTCGTCAACGTACCCGAATATGCCGAGGAGACGGTGGCCGAGGGCGCTTTCGCCCTGATGATCGCGCTGGCGAAGCGGATGCCGGCGATCAGCCGCGCCGTGCAGGAGGATGGCTGGGTCTGGCCGTCCGGGCGTTGGCTCGGCTGCGATCTCACCGGCAAGACGCTTGGCATCGTAGGCGCAGGCAAGATCGGCAGCAGCATGGCCCGCATGGCGGGGCTGGGCTTCCGCGCCCGGGTACTCGGCTACGACCCGCACGTCGATGCGGCGGCCATGGCCATGCGGGGCATGGCGAAGGTCGACGATCTCCACACGATGCTGAGGCAATGCGATGTCGTTTCGCTGCATTGCGTCCTCAACGACGCGACGCGCCATCTTCTCGGCCGCGAAGAACTCGCCTGCCTCAGGCCCGGAGCTATTCTCGTCAATGTCTCGCGCGGCGGGCTGATCGACGAAGCCGCTCTGGTCGAAACCGTCCTCGCCGGCCGTCTCGGCGGGGTCGGGCTCGACGTCTACGGCCAGGAGCCGCTCGCCCGGGAGGGGCATCCGCTCAGCCCGCTGTTCGGGCGCGACGACGTGATCCTGTTCCCGCACCTGACCTTCTTCACCGCCGAGGCAATGCAGCGATTGACGGAAGATACGCTCGCGCGCTGCTTCGAGATTCTCGATGGGCGCACGGTGCGGGTCCGCTCACGCGATCCGCGCCTGCTGGCTCAGGCGGGCAATATTGTCTTTGCCTGAACCGTCGGCTGGCCGTCCGGGCATCGGGCGCGCAGCCGCGCTTGCTGCGATCCGCTCTGCCGCCGAGACCGTGTTGACCAGCAGCATGGTCACCGTCATCGGGCCGACGCCGCCGGGAACGGGCGTGATGTAGGACGCCTTGGCTCTGACGGCGTCGAAGTCGACATCGCCCTGCAGCTTGCCCTGCGGGTCGCGGTTGATGCCGACATCGATCACGACGGCTCCGGTGCGGACCATCTGCGCTCCGATCAGCCCGGCGACGCCGGCCGCCACGACCAATATGTCTGCCAGGATGGTGTACTGAGCGAGATCGCGCGTCTTGGCGTGGCACACCGAGACGGTAGCGTCGCTCGCCATCATCATCAGCGCCATCGGCTTGCCGACGATGTTGCTGGCTCCGACGATCGTGACGTTGCGGCCCTCGACCGGAATCGCAGCGTGATCGAGCATGCGCATCACGCCCATAGGGCGTGCAGGGCGAGAAGACCGTCCTGCCGACGACGAGGCCGCCGACATTGTAGAGATGGAAGCCGTCCACATCCTTGTCGACCGAGATCGCCCGCAGCACGGCGTGGATATCGTGATGGGGTGGCAGAGGGAGCTGGACGAGGATGCCGTGAACATCGGCGGCAGCGTTCAGGCGCTCGATCTCGGCAATGAGCTCGTCGGCCGAAATTCCCGCATCGAATGCGACGAGCGTGGATTGGATGCCGATTTCGGCGCAGGCGCGGATCTTGTTCGCCACATAGACGCGCGAGGCGGCATTGTCGCCGACGAGGATCACCACCAGATGCGGGACAACGCCGGCTCTGGCGGCGAGCGCGGAGACCCGCGCGGCGGTTTCGGCACGGATGTCGCGCGCGATCTCGCGGCCGTCGAGGATCCTGGCGCTCAAGTGAACCTCCGATGGTGGATGGCACTGCGCTGCGGTCGGCGGCGAATTTCACCGGCACGCGCGGCTCCTAGCGGAAGATGACCGTGCGTCGGCCGGCCAGCATCACCCGCCGTTCGATGTGCAGGCGTAGCGCACGCGCTAGGACCACGGCCTCGATGTCACGCCCGACGCTGACGAGATCGTCAGGCGCGAGCGAATGATCGGCGCGGGCGACGTCCTGGTCGATGATCGTGCCTTCGTCGAGATCGGGCGTCACGTAATGCGCCGTCGCCCCGATCAGCTTCACGCCGCGCTCATAAGCCTGATGGTAGGGCTTGGCGCCCTTGAAGCTCGGCAGGAACGAATGGTGGATGTTGATCGCCCGCCCGTCGAGCGCGCGGCAGAGGTCGTTGGACAGCACCTGCATGTAGCGGGCGAGCACGACCAGCGACGCCTCGGTCTGCGCGACGATCTGCAGCAGCTTTGCCTCCTGCTCCGCCTTGGTCGCCGCCGTGACGGGCAGGTGGTGGAACGGGATGCCGTAGTTCTTCGCCAATGGCTCGAAATCGCGGTGGTTCGAGACGATCGCCGGAATCGTGATGTTGAGGTTCCCCGTCGCCTGGCGGAAGAGCAGGTCGTTCAGGCAATGGCCGAAGCGCGAGACCATCAGGACGACCCGCTGCGGGCGCGTTGCGTCGATGGCGTCCCAATTCATGCGGAAGGTGCCGGCGACGCCGTCGAATTCGCGCCGGAAGGCGGCCTCGTCGAAGCGCTCGCCCGCAGCAAAGGCGACGCGCATGAAGAAGCGGCCGTCGCGCGGATCGCTGAACTGCGCGCTCTCCAGGATGTTGCAGCCGTGCCGGTAGAGCACCCCGCTGACGGCGTGCACGATGCCGGGCCGGTCCTCGCAGGACAGGGTTAGGATACGGGCTGGCTTCTGCACGACGATGTCCCGGGGCATGGCGGGCGAGAGCGGCGTGAGATCGGTCATGCCCGCGCTCCGCGTGCCGGCTTGCGATCGAGCGGCGCCGCAAGACTGGCGGTGACGGGTATTGCCGTGCCCGCGAGGTCGATCGCCCATTTGCGCGCGTTGAGCCAGGCCTGGTCGATCGGCCCATCGCTCTCGGCCCAGCCGAGCGCAACGATACCGTCGAGGGTCGCGCCGAACGCCGCCGAGGTGATCTCGCCGACCGGCTTGCCATCGGCCAGGATCGCCTCGCCGCCCCAGGCCATCTGGCCGTCCGGACGAGGGCCGACGAGTGCAATCAGCCGCTTGGTACGCGGCGCGGCGCGGGCGGCGACGAGAGCATCGCGGCCAAGGAAATCGCCCTTGTCCAGCTTCACGGCGAAGCCGAGACCGGCCTCGTAGGGATTGACGTCCGGCGTCAGCTCGCGGCCCCAGGCACGGAAGCCCTTCTCGATGCGCAGCGAGTCGACGGCATAGTATCCGACATCGACCAGGCCGAGATCGGCGCCGGCCTCGTGCAGCGCATCGTAGATGGCGGGCGCGAATTCGATGGGAACATAAAGTTCGAAGCCATCCCCCAGATAGGAGCGGCGGCAGGCCCAGCTTGTGGCATAGCCGATCGTGATCTGCCGGATCGCGTTGGCCGGGAAATCGGCGAGGTCGAAGGAGGCCGGCGAGACGCGGCGGAGTATCTCCCCGACCTTGGGGCCGGCGAGCGACAGCACGGCATAGGCCGAGGTCACATCCGTCAGCGTCACGCCCTCCGGGAGCTGGCGCCTGATCCAGTGCGCGTCGCGGGTCGCCTGGGCCGTGCCGGTCAGAAGGAGATAGGTGTCGGGCCCGATGCGGGCGGCGGTGAGATCGCTCTCGAAGGTGCCGCGCGCGTTGAGCAGGGCGGTGTAGACCGAGGTGCCCACCGGCACGGCGACATCGTTGGCCGCCAGCCGCTGCAGCGCAGCTTCGGCCTGCGGCCCCTGCAGCAGGAACTTGGCGAAGCTGCTCATGTCGACGAGCCCGGCCGCCTCGCGGCAGGCGCGATGCTCGGCCGCGACCGTATCAAACCAGTTCTGCTGCCCGAAGGAATAGCGGATCGTGCGCTCGTCCTCGTCGCGGGCAAAATAGTTCGCGCGTTCCCAGCCCATCTTGGATCCGAAGACGGCCCGCTTGGCCGCGAGGCGCTCATAGAGCGGCGAGCGCCGGAAGGGCCGGGCGGTATCGAGCTCGCGGTTCGGCCAGGGCATGGCGTAGTGGAGGCCGAGCGTCTCCTTGATCCGGTCCTTCAGCCAGGCCGGGTTGTTGTTGAAATCGGCGAAGCGGCGGATGTCGACGGGCCAGAGATCGCTTGTCGCTTCGCCCTCGACGATCCATTCGGCGAGCGCCTTCCCGGCACCGCCGGCCGAGGCGATGCCCATCGAGTTGAAGCCGGCGCCGACATAGATGCCGGCGACCTCAGGGGCCTCGCCAAGAAGGAAGTTGTTGTCGGGCGTGAAGCTCTCGGGGCCGTTGAGGAACGTCTTGATCTCCGCCGTCTCCAGCGCCGGCACCCGCTGCAGCGCGTTCTCCATCAGGATCGAGAACTGGTCCCAGTCATCCGGCAGGAGCTGGAATTCGAACGGATAGGGAATGCCGGCCATGCCCCAGGGCTTCGCATCCGGCTCGAAGCCGCCCATGACGAGGCCGCCGACCTCCTCCTTGTAGTAGGTGTAGCCGTCGGGATCGCGCATCACCGGCAGGTCCGGCGTCACGCCCTCGATCTTGCCGGTGACGATGTACATGTGCTCGGCCGAGTGCAGCGGCACCGACACGCCGCACATCTGCCCGACCGCACGCGACCATTGCCCGGCGCAGATGGCGAGGACCTCGCATTCGACCCGGCCCTGGTCGGTGAGAACCGCCTTGACCCGCCCCTTCTCGGTCTCGACGCCAAGGACGCGCACGCCCTCCCGCACGATCGCGCCGCCTTTGCGCGCGCCGCGCGCCAGCGCCTGGGTGATGTCGGCCGGGTTCGCCTTGCCGTCGCCGGGGAGCCAGACGCCGCCGACGAGATCGTCGGTGCGCATCACAGGCCATTTGTCGCCGGCCTCCTTCGGGCTGAGCTCCTCGATGTCGACACCCTGCGCGCGCGCCGCCGAGATCGTCCGGCGCAATTGCGTCATGCGCTCGGGCGTGCGGGCGACGGAGACCGAGCCGCAGCGCTTCCAGCCGGTGGCGAGTTCGGTCTCCTGCTCCAGCGAGGCGTAGAGCTCGGTCGAGTAGCGGATCAGCCGCGTCATGCTCGACTGGCTGCGCAACTGCCCGACAAGACCGGCCGCATGCCAGGTGGTGCCCGAGGACAGGCGCCCCTGCTCGAGCAGCAGCACGTCGCGCCAGCCGAGCTTGGTCAGGTGATAGGCGACCGAACAGCCGATGATGCCGCCGCCGATGATGACGACGCGAGATTGGGTGGGAATGGACATGAGGGCCTCCACGATAGAGGCACGCTAATGCATCGAGTCACATAAAACAACAAAAACCACAAAAACGGGCAAATTATCCAGCGAGCACGCGGACCCCGTTTTCGGCGAGCTTCGCGGCGATGGAATCGGGCGGAAGCCGGTCGACCAGCAACCCCGCGCAAGCCTCCTCGCCGGCGATCCGGCTGGGCAGGACAAGCCCGAACTTGCTGCTGTCGGCCATCAGGAAGCCCTGTTCGGCGGCGTTCAGCAGGGCGCTTCGGGTAGCGGCTCCGGCGCGGGTGTAGTCGGTGAGCCGCCCTTCCGCATCGACGCCGCCGACGCTGACGAAAGAGAGATCGGCCGAGAGGCGGGCGATCGCCCGCAGGGCCTCGGCGCCCGAGGTTGCATCCTCGTTGCGGTCGAACTCGCCGCCGATCAGGAAGACCCGGGCGTCCGGCAAGCGGCTGATAAGGCGCGCATTCTCGAGCGACGTCGTGTGGACGATCAGCCGCTTGTGGTCCGAGCGCGCCAGCGCGCGCGCCACCGCTTCGGTCGTGGTGCCGGAATCGAGCAGGATCGTCATGCCGTCGCCCAGCATCGAGACCGCCACACTGGCGATCCGCTCCTTGCCCTCGCGGTTCACCGACCGGCGGCTGGCGAAGGATGCTTCCGAACGCTCGTTTCGAATGGCCCCGCCATGGACGACCGACAGCAGACCGTCCGCCGACAAGACCTTGAGGTCGCGCCGGATGGTCTCTCGCGAGACGTCGAGGGCCCGGGCCAGCTCCTCGACGGTGACGGATTCCAGCCTGTCGAGATTGTCGAGGATGGCGCGATGCCGTCGCGCTGCGATGTCGCGTGTCATGGAAACGAGACCAGGGATCTTAGCCGACGGGGGAAACCCCGACTGCCTTATGTCGTTGGCGGGCCCTTGGCAATCGAACGACCATGGCGGGTGCAACACTGGTCTGGCGTGCGAAACCCGCTTCGGCTTTCAAAAGCCGCTCGCATCCGGAAGATCGGATATTCGGAAACAAGATGCTGATGTTGGAGGCCGATGCGTCGCCCGTCCATCGAACGCACCGCCGGTTGCGCTGCGTTCGAGGATCGGTTGCGCGATGAAATGCGCCCGGCCACCTGTCCTTAGGCAGGACGCCGGACGACCCAATAGTGCGTCGCAGTCATCGTGAAGGATAGTGGCTCAGCCCTGTAGGAGACTTCCGATATTCCCTACCAGCTGGCCCTTGGCAGCGAATGCGTGTTCGGTCTGACGCAAAATATAACCTGACGCCGGAGCTGCGATCTCCACTGCAACTGCCGATTGCCCCGCGGTCCGGTGCAATCGAGCGACGCATTGGCCCTTCTCGACCCGGTCCCCGAGCGCCACGCAATGCTCCACAAGGGCGGCAAACGGCGCCAGATACTGCCCTTCGGCGCCCGCAGTGAAATGCACCCCGGTAAACGCGGTCGGCTCCAGCTGCGGCTTGATCGCGCCGAAATCGGCCAGAGCGCGCAAGAGCCCTTCCTCCATGATCGCCAATTCCGCGGACTTCATCCGCCCGCCGCCACCCTCGACCTCGATCGAGGCGAGGCCGGCGAGCTTGGCAGCGCCGCAAGCCGTCTCGTCGATGCCGTCGACATGCTGGACGAAACGATAGCCCCAGGCCTCCATCAGCCGATTGAGCCGGGCATCGTCGACCACGCTTTTATCCGTCGCGAACCCGAACACCATCGGCACAACCGAGACGTCGCCACCTCCGGCATGGACATCGATCAGCAGGTCGACGGCCGGAAAGAGGCGCTTCGTCACGAACGCGCAGAGCCGTTCCGTCGGCGTGCCGTCCTCCTTGCCGGGGAAGTAGCGGTTCATGTTCTGGCCGTCGAAGGGAGAGAGGCGCTTGCCCTTCTGCGCCGCCGGGAAGTTGAGCGAGGGAATGATGATGACGCGTCCGGTGACGTCGGCCGGCTCCAGACGCTCGGCCAGCCGGCGCAGCACGATCTGGGCCTCGTATTCATCGCCATGGATGCCGCCGAGAAGCAGGACCGAAGGCCCTTCGCCATTGTTGATGCAGCAGAGGATTTCACCCTCGATCCCATCCAACGAACCCGCGACCGGGCCGAGATCGTAAACGGATTTGCCGGGGCGGGCGGCGTCGAAGTCGGTGAGCATGAAGTCCAATTCCTGTCCTGCGGGAGATGCGGACAGCGCCGCATCTCCCGGTCTGACGTTGACGATGTGGGAAAGTTCAGGCCGCGGCGCGGCCGAGTGCGGCGGCCTTGAGCAGTTCGGCCGGCTTGTGGAAGCGCAACGGCGAGAACGGCTCAAGCGCTTCCGGCTTCTCGCCCGTCTTGATCCAATCGGCGAACAGCTTGGTGAAGCCGAGCGAGATCGCGAAACCATGGCCCGACCAGCCATAGCCATAGATCAGATTCGACACCGCCTCCGCCTGCCCGATCAGCGGAATCTGATCGACGGCGACGGTCTCCACCCGCGATGCATCGACACTCAGGAAACTGGAATTGTCGATGAAGGGCAGCGTGTGAAGCGCGTCGGTGACGTTCTGCGTCATCGAGCTCAGCGAGCCCTTCCACAGCCCTTCCGGCGTGTAGCCGACATGCGCTCCGCCCGAGAGCATGATCACGCCGTCGGGAAGCTGCTTCACGGCGAGCCGGCGATGCGCGTGGGAGAGCAGATGGTTGACCGTCTTGTTCAGCGGGTTCGAAACGAAATGCATCTGCGGCATGAGGTTCCAGACCGGGCCGAGTTCATGCGGCTTCAGAACCGGCTTCAGCAGGGCCTCGGCACCGGCATTGGCGACCACGACCAGCCGCGAGCCGACGGGAATCGTCTCCCCACTCGCGAGCTTCACGGCCGTTGCGATGCCGCGCGTCTGCACGATCTCGGCGACCTTGGCGCCCGTGCGGATGACGGCACCAGCCTTGGCGGCCTCCTTGGCGAACTGGCGCGTGGCAACGGTGTGGTCGCCGACGCCGTCATGGGGGCACCAGATCGCGCCCAGGATGCCGGGCGCGAGCTCTGGCTCGCGCGCCAGCGTCTCATCGCGCGAAAGAACTTCGGATGGCGAGCCCAGGCTCGACTGGGCAGCCGCCGTCGCCTCCATGCGCCCGCGCACCTCGTGCTCGCGATGGCCGTAGGACACGTCATAGATCTTGAGACCGCCGACGCGCCGATAGCCGACTCCGCCCTCGAACTTCGCCTGATAATCCGCCCAGAGCTGCTGGGCGATGGCGCAGACCGGCAACTCGCGCAGATCGCGACCATTGGCGCGCACGCCGCGCTCGCCAGGGCCGCCCGAGGCGCCACCGGCGATCTCGCCAGCCTCGAGCAGGGTGACGCTGCGGCCGGATTTCGCGAGCTGGTAGGCCAGGCTCGTCCCGTAGATGCCGCCGCCGACGATGACGACCTCGGAGGCGCTATGATGATCGGACATCGATCCTATCCTTCGTCTTTCAGCTATCTTGGATATGAGGGCGTTGATCCGCGAAATGGCAGCTCGCGGCACTGCGGCCCCCGGGCGCAGGGTGGAGGGCAGGGGTGTCTTCTACGCAGATGCGTGGCAGGAGTCCGTCCGGAGTAGCCACGCTCGGCAGCCCCTCGGCGGCACGCTGCCTGGCGAGCGGGCAGCGCGTGTGGAAACTGCAGCCGCTCGGGATGGCGAGTGGACTCGGGATCGAGCCTTCCAGCATGGCGAGCGATTGGCCCCGACCCGACGGCGTTGCGGGCGCGGCGATTGCCATGAGGCTGCGCGTGTAGGGATGACGCGGCGCGCCGCAGACCTCCTCGACATCGCCCTGTTCGACGAAGCGGCCGAGATACATGACCCCGACCGCATCGGCCATGTGGGCAACCAGGGCGAGGTCGTGAGTGATGACGATGTAGGTCAGGGCGAGCCGCGCCTGGAGCTCTGCGAGCAGGTTGATGATCTGCGCCTGGACCGAGACGTCGAGCGCGCTCACCGGTTCGTCCAGGACGAGGATGTCAGGCTCGCAGATGATGGCGCGGGCGATGGCGACGCGCTGACGCTGACCACCAGACAATTCATGCGGATAGCGGGCGAGATGCGCCGCATTCAGCCCCACCATCGCGATGACGGCGTTGATGCGTTCGGACCGGGCGACACGTTCGCGGTGCAGGCCATGCACGGTCAACGCCTCCGCAAGCGTGTCGGACACGGTCATCCGGGGATCGAGCGACGCGCGCGGGTCCTGCAGCACCAGTTGAACCTTGCGCCGAAGCGCGCGCAGGCCCGGCTTGTCGAGGCTCGAGAGACGCGTGCCATCGACGACGACCTCACCGGCGGTCGGCCTCAGC
Above is a genomic segment from Bosea sp. NBC_00550 containing:
- a CDS encoding GcvT family protein, coding for MSIPTQSRVVIIGGGIIGCSVAYHLTKLGWRDVLLLEQGRLSSGTTWHAAGLVGQLRSQSSMTRLIRYSTELYASLEQETELATGWKRCGSVSVARTPERMTQLRRTISAARAQGVDIEELSPKEAGDKWPVMRTDDLVGGVWLPGDGKANPADITQALARGARKGGAIVREGVRVLGVETEKGRVKAVLTDQGRVECEVLAICAGQWSRAVGQMCGVSVPLHSAEHMYIVTGKIEGVTPDLPVMRDPDGYTYYKEEVGGLVMGGFEPDAKPWGMAGIPYPFEFQLLPDDWDQFSILMENALQRVPALETAEIKTFLNGPESFTPDNNFLLGEAPEVAGIYVGAGFNSMGIASAGGAGKALAEWIVEGEATSDLWPVDIRRFADFNNNPAWLKDRIKETLGLHYAMPWPNRELDTARPFRRSPLYERLAAKRAVFGSKMGWERANYFARDEDERTIRYSFGQQNWFDTVAAEHRACREAAGLVDMSSFAKFLLQGPQAEAALQRLAANDVAVPVGTSVYTALLNARGTFESDLTAARIGPDTYLLLTGTAQATRDAHWIRRQLPEGVTLTDVTSAYAVLSLAGPKVGEILRRVSPASFDLADFPANAIRQITIGYATSWACRRSYLGDGFELYVPIEFAPAIYDALHEAGADLGLVDVGYYAVDSLRIEKGFRAWGRELTPDVNPYEAGLGFAVKLDKGDFLGRDALVAARAAPRTKRLIALVGPRPDGQMAWGGEAILADGKPVGEITSAAFGATLDGIVALGWAESDGPIDQAWLNARKWAIDLAGTAIPVTASLAAPLDRKPARGARA
- a CDS encoding succinylglutamate desuccinylase/aspartoacylase domain-containing protein, which gives rise to MLTDFDAARPGKSVYDLGPVAGSLDGIEGEILCCINNGEGPSVLLLGGIHGDEYEAQIVLRRLAERLEPADVTGRVIIIPSLNFPAAQKGKRLSPFDGQNMNRYFPGKEDGTPTERLCAFVTKRLFPAVDLLIDVHAGGGDVSVVPMVFGFATDKSVVDDARLNRLMEAWGYRFVQHVDGIDETACGAAKLAGLASIEVEGGGGRMKSAELAIMEEGLLRALADFGAIKPQLEPTAFTGVHFTAGAEGQYLAPFAALVEHCVALGDRVEKGQCVARLHRTAGQSAVAVEIAAPASGYILRQTEHAFAAKGQLVGNIGSLLQG
- a CDS encoding ABC transporter ATP-binding protein is translated as MNAAVRPPRRPAAEVDDVVVVDGVSRHFGGRKAILSRVAAPVVRAVDGVSFSVRRGSCFAIVGESGSGKSSLARLIVGLLRPTAGEVVVDGTRLSSLDKPGLRALRRKVQLVLQDPRASLDPRMTVSDTLAEALTVHGLHRERVARSERINAVIAMVGLNAAHLARYPHELSGGQRQRVAIARAIICEPDILVLDEPVSALDVSVQAQIINLLAELQARLALTYIVITHDLALVAHMADAVGVMYLGRFVEQGDVEEVCGAPRHPYTRSLMAIAAPATPSGRGQSLAMLEGSIPSPLAIPSGCSFHTRCPLARQRAAEGLPSVATPDGLLPRICVEDTPALHPAPGGRSAASCHFADQRPHIQDS
- a CDS encoding NAD(P)/FAD-dependent oxidoreductase; the protein is MSDHHSASEVVIVGGGIYGTSLAYQLAKSGRSVTLLEAGEIAGGASGGPGERGVRANGRDLRELPVCAIAQQLWADYQAKFEGGVGYRRVGGLKIYDVSYGHREHEVRGRMEATAAAQSSLGSPSEVLSRDETLAREPELAPGILGAIWCPHDGVGDHTVATRQFAKEAAKAGAVIRTGAKVAEIVQTRGIATAVKLASGETIPVGSRLVVVANAGAEALLKPVLKPHELGPVWNLMPQMHFVSNPLNKTVNHLLSHAHRRLAVKQLPDGVIMLSGGAHVGYTPEGLWKGSLSSMTQNVTDALHTLPFIDNSSFLSVDASRVETVAVDQIPLIGQAEAVSNLIYGYGWSGHGFAISLGFTKLFADWIKTGEKPEALEPFSPLRFHKPAELLKAAALGRAAA
- a CDS encoding DeoR/GlpR family DNA-binding transcription regulator, which gives rise to MTRDIAARRHRAILDNLDRLESVTVEELARALDVSRETIRRDLKVLSADGLLSVVHGGAIRNERSEASFASRRSVNREGKERIASVAVSMLGDGMTILLDSGTTTEAVARALARSDHKRLIVHTTSLENARLISRLPDARVFLIGGEFDRNEDATSGAEALRAIARLSADLSFVSVGGVDAEGRLTDYTRAGAATRSALLNAAEQGFLMADSSKFGLVLPSRIAGEEACAGLLVDRLPPDSIAAKLAENGVRVLAG